From a region of the Bacteroidota bacterium genome:
- a CDS encoding DNA-3-methyladenine glycosylase, with protein sequence MKLSRDFYLRDDVVIIARDLIGKKLITCIGGKQTTGMITETEAYEGETDRASHAFGGRKTQRTEIMYQIGGRAYIYLCYGIHSLFNIVTNQDGIPHAVLIRGIKPLTGLETMLERTGKKQIKKDFGNGPGKVSRALGIHYSQTGIDLLGDIIWLEENKFDHEKFMIETTIRVGIDYAGEDARLPYRFVLKEK encoded by the coding sequence ATGAAACTGTCGAGGGACTTTTATCTTAGAGACGATGTTGTGATTATAGCCCGTGATCTTATTGGTAAAAAACTGATAACCTGTATTGGGGGAAAACAAACAACGGGAATGATTACAGAAACAGAAGCTTATGAGGGAGAGACAGACCGCGCTTCCCATGCCTTTGGGGGAAGAAAAACCCAGCGGACAGAAATCATGTATCAAATCGGAGGCAGGGCATATATATATCTTTGTTATGGCATTCATTCCCTTTTTAATATCGTAACCAACCAGGATGGAATTCCTCATGCAGTTTTAATAAGAGGGATAAAGCCGCTTACGGGCTTAGAAACCATGCTGGAAAGGACGGGTAAAAAACAAATAAAAAAAGACTTTGGAAATGGACCGGGTAAAGTATCCCGTGCACTGGGCATTCACTATTCTCAAACCGGCATTGACCTATTGGGGGATATTATTTGGCTGGAAGAAAACAAGTTTGATCATGAGAAGTTTATGATTGAGACTACGATAAGAGTTGGGATAGATTACGCCGGAGAGGATGCCCGTCTCCCCTACCGTTTTGTTTTAAAGGAAAAATAA
- a CDS encoding HU family DNA-binding protein: protein MNKAELIDAMAAETGMTKADAKRALESFVNTTQKALKKGDRVALVGFGSFSTATRASRKGRNPQTGAEIKIAAKKVVKFKPGNELSNMVK, encoded by the coding sequence ATGAATAAAGCAGAATTAATTGATGCAATGGCAGCCGAAACCGGAATGACCAAAGCCGATGCCAAAAGGGCACTGGAGTCTTTTGTTAATACAACACAAAAAGCTCTGAAAAAAGGTGACAGGGTAGCATTGGTTGGATTCGGATCTTTCTCAACGGCCACCAGGGCTTCACGTAAAGGCAGAAATCCTCAGACTGGCGCTGAGATCAAAATCGCTGCCAAGAAAGTCGTTAAATTCAAACCAGGAAACGAACTTTCAAACATGGTTAAATAA
- the fmt gene encoding methionyl-tRNA formyltransferase — protein MGTPEFAVASLDFLRRSGFAIAAVITAPDKPAGRGRKMHMSAVKEYALEHKLPVLQPESLKDTSFLEELKHLNADLHVVVAFRMLPKVVWNMPPKGTINLHASLLPDYRGAAPLNWVLINGETETGLTTFFLNENIDTGDIIMTEKVSIGKEETLGELHDRMKALGAQLLVKTVEAIRDGKAKGLSQEQFVSDKPRLMPAPKIHKEDCRINWDKNADEIFNLIRGLSPVPGAYTLLDDNTGHTIQMKIFKAGLFMESHVKKPGSIETDGKTHFRIFAKRGWIEPSEIQLEGKRHMTTAEWLRGTTISDPMKAI, from the coding sequence ATGGGAACGCCGGAGTTTGCCGTTGCATCCCTGGATTTTCTTCGCAGATCAGGTTTTGCCATTGCCGCTGTGATTACGGCACCCGATAAGCCTGCAGGAAGAGGGAGAAAAATGCACATGAGTGCTGTAAAAGAATATGCCCTGGAACACAAGCTCCCCGTTTTGCAACCCGAATCACTGAAAGATACATCATTTCTCGAAGAACTGAAACATCTCAATGCCGATCTCCATGTAGTAGTGGCCTTCCGGATGTTGCCCAAAGTCGTCTGGAATATGCCACCCAAGGGCACTATCAACCTGCATGCATCCCTTTTACCTGACTACCGGGGTGCAGCTCCATTAAACTGGGTCCTTATTAATGGAGAAACAGAAACAGGGCTTACTACTTTCTTCCTGAATGAAAATATTGATACCGGTGATATAATCATGACGGAAAAAGTCTCAATTGGCAAAGAGGAAACTCTGGGCGAACTTCACGACAGGATGAAAGCTTTGGGGGCACAACTTTTGGTAAAAACAGTGGAGGCCATTCGCGACGGAAAGGCCAAGGGTTTATCCCAGGAACAATTTGTTAGTGATAAACCCAGACTTATGCCCGCTCCCAAAATACATAAGGAAGATTGCCGGATAAACTGGGACAAGAATGCAGATGAAATTTTCAACCTGATCAGAGGATTGAGTCCGGTTCCGGGTGCTTATACCTTGCTTGATGACAATACCGGGCATACCATACAGATGAAAATATTTAAAGCCGGCCTTTTCATGGAAAGCCATGTGAAGAAACCCGGTAGCATTGAAACCGATGGCAAAACTCACTTCAGGATCTTCGCCAAAAGGGGCTGGATTGAGCCTTCTGAAATACAATTGGAGGGGAAGAGGCATATGACAACGGCAGAATGGCTTCGTGGAACAACGATTTCTGACCCGATGAAAGCGATCTGA
- a CDS encoding tetratricopeptide repeat protein gives MAKKTVHADDRMVAVEEALSKTEQFIEKYQKVLIIVVAAIVLIILAFYAYKKLYVAPMEKEALSQMFVAERYFEIDSLNRALYGDGNNLGFLDIIDEYGVSNAGNLARYYAGISFLKLGQYEDAIDYLKAFNKDDKIVSAMALGGIGDAYMELDEPESAVKYYMKAAGHNINNFSTPLFWLKAGWTYEILGEYDKAVELYNKIYKEYPRSSEAREIEKYIARATALGEKK, from the coding sequence ATGGCAAAAAAGACAGTCCATGCAGATGACCGGATGGTTGCGGTTGAAGAAGCATTAAGTAAAACCGAACAATTTATTGAGAAGTACCAGAAGGTGCTGATCATTGTAGTAGCCGCTATTGTATTGATTATTCTTGCGTTTTACGCTTACAAGAAGCTCTATGTAGCCCCCATGGAGAAAGAAGCGCTTTCGCAGATGTTCGTTGCAGAGCGGTATTTTGAGATTGACTCTCTGAACCGGGCCCTATACGGTGACGGGAATAATCTGGGTTTCCTTGATATAATTGATGAATATGGAGTGTCAAATGCCGGCAACCTTGCGCGTTATTATGCAGGGATATCATTTTTGAAACTCGGTCAATATGAGGATGCCATTGATTATCTGAAAGCATTCAATAAAGACGACAAGATTGTTTCCGCCATGGCGTTGGGAGGTATTGGCGACGCCTACATGGAGCTTGATGAACCTGAGAGTGCTGTAAAGTATTACATGAAAGCCGCCGGACATAATATCAATAACTTTTCCACCCCGTTGTTCTGGCTTAAAGCTGGTTGGACATACGAAATATTAGGGGAATACGATAAGGCAGTTGAGTTGTATAATAAAATCTACAAAGAATATCCTAGAAGTTCGGAAGCCCGGGAAATTGAGAAATACATTGCACGAGCTACGGCTCTTGGGGAGAAGAAATAA